GGCGCGGCGCTGCCAGCCGCCGGAGAGCCGGTCGATGCGCTCGTTGGCGCGCTCCTCGATGCCGGTGCGCGCCATGACGCCGGCGACGCAGGCGGGCACATCGGCGCGGCGGACCCCGGCGAGGCGGGCGAAGACGGCGAGATTCTCGGCGATGGTGAGGGCGCGATACAGCGCGATGTCCTGCGGCGCGAGGCCGATGCGGGCGCGCGCCTCGCTCTCGGCGGCGGGGATGCCGCAGATGCGGATGATGCCGGTGCGGGGCGGGATGCGGCCGCAGATGGCACGCACCAGCGTGCTCTTGCCGGCACCGTTGGGCCCGACAAGGGCGGTCACCGTTCCCGCACGCAAAACGAGGTCCACGCCAGCCAGCACCGTGCGCGCGCCATAGCCTGCGGTGAGGCCGAGAATGGCGAGGGGCGGTGCCGGGCTTTCGTCTATCGGGTCGTCGTAATGGCGGGCAGCGGCGCTCACGGCGCCAGCGGCCCCATCAGTTCACCGAAGGCAGCGGTCATGAAGTCTCGCAGGGGCTGCAGGCCCTCCTTGTTGGGCCCGATGTCTTTAGAGGCTGCGAGCGCCCCCGCCAAGTGCTCCGACAACAGCTTGCGCGCGCGCGGCGCGCCGAGGGAGGCGATGACCGTCGCCTTGTTGGCATCCTTGCCCACATCCTTGCCCAGCGTTGCGGCCGAGCTCGAGGTGTCGAGGATGTCGTCGAGAATCTGGTAGGCGCTGCCCACATGTCCGGCGAGCGCCCGGAGGTGGCCGGCCTGCGCCTCGTCCGCTCCGGCGGCGCGGCCGGCGATCTCCACGGCGGCGGAGAACAGCACGCCGGTCTTGCGGCGGTTCACATCCTCGGTCGCCGAGAGCGAGCGACCGGGGCTGGGGCGCAAATCGTCATACTGCCCCCCGCACAGGCCGAGGGAGCCCACCGCCTTCGAGAGGATGCACACCGCGTCGAGCCGCACAGGGTCGCTCGTGCCCGGCGCCGCGCCGGCGACGCCGAGCGCCCGCGACAGCAGCGCGACGGCCGCCAGCACGGCGACATCCTCGCCATACTTCACATGGGTCGTCGGCTGGTTCCGACGCACCATGGCGTCGTCCATGCACGGCAAATCGTCGATGATGAGGGAGGAGGCGTGGATCATCTCCAGCGCGCAGCCGAAATCCAGCACGGCGTGCTCGGAGGCGTCGAGCTGCATGGCCGCCGCCATGGCGAGCAGCGGACGCAGCCTCTTGCCCGGCGCGAGCAGGATGTGGCGCATGGCGGAATGCAGCACCGCCGGATGGGAGGCGGCGGGCGGCACCAGCAGGCCGAGCCGGCGGTCGACCACCGCGCGGAGGTAGGAGAGGTCGCGGGAACGGGGCGGAAAGTCCGGCAGGGCGTCATCGTGGGCCGGCGCAGCCTCCATGTCCGGCGCCGCAACGGCGAGCGCGATACCGCCGGCCGCTGCCGACAGCGCCTCCCGGGACGCCGCCGCCGAAGCTTCGGTCCGCCGGTCCCGTCCGCCCTTCTGCCCCATACGCCCCCTCACTCTGTTGTTGGCCGCCCGGGGGCGACAATCCCCTCACAACAGGCACATACGTTGCCTTGAATGACTTTAGATCACCGCTTACACAATCATGCCAGTGCGCGGCCCGTGGTGCGCCGCACATTTTGCTCGCGTGTGGCGCGCGTGCCGCGAGGGCGGCCGGGCGCGGGCGGGCGCGCAGGACGGGGAGTGCCGCAGGCGCATGAACGAGAACGCAGCCGGTCGGCGCAAGGAAGACCACATCGACATCGTGCTGTCCGGCGATCGCGTCGCCTCCCGCGTGGACGCGGGGTTCGATCGCTGGCGCTTCGTCCATTGCGCACTGCCGGAACTCAGCCTCGACGCCATCGATCTTTCGACCCGGATGCTCGGGCGGCGGCTGAAGGCGCCGCTGCTCATCAGCGCCATGACCGGCGGGCCGGCGCGCTCCGAGGCCATCAACGCCCACCTTGCCGAGGCGGCGCAGGCGCTGGGCATCGCGCTCGGGGTCGGCTCCCAGCGCATCGCGGTCGAGACCGGCGCGGCGGCGGGGCTCGGCGGCGAGTTGAGGCGGCGGGCGCCGGACGCCCTGCTGTTCGCCAATCTCGGCGCCGCGCAGCTTCTCTCCCCCAGCGGGCGCGATCATGCGCGGCGCGCGGTGGAGATGATCGGCGCGGATGCGCTCGTCATCCATCTCAATCCGCTTCAGGAGGCGATCCAGGAGGGCGGTGACCGCGACTGGCACGGCGTGCTGCATGCCATCACCGGCCTGTGCGCCACGCTTCGTGCGCCGGTGGTGGTGAAGGAGGTGGGCTTCGGCCTCTCCGCCGCCGTGGGGCGCCGGCTGGTGAATTGCGGCGTGGCCGGCCTCGACGTGGCCGGGGCGGGCGGCACCAACTGGGCGCTGGTGGAGGGCGCGCGCGGGTCCGGCCGCACGCAGGCGCTGGCCTCCGCCTTCGCCGACTGGGGCATTCCCACCGCCGACGCCGTGGTGGACCTGCGGGCGGCGCTGCCGGACATCCCGATCATCGCCTCCGGCGGCATCCGCGACGGCGTGGACGCCGCCAAGGCCATCCGCCTCGGGGCCGATCTGGTGGGACAGGCCGCGGCGACGCTGAAGGCGGCCGTCACCTCCACCGAGGCGGTCATCGCCCATTTCGAGGTGCTCGTGGAGCAATTGCGCATCGCCGCCTTCGCCGCCGGCGCGGGCAATCTCGCGGCGCTGCGGGGCGTGCCGCTGGTCGAGGCGCGGTGAGAAACGTCAATGCCGTCGTCCTCCGGCTTGACCGGAGGACCCACGGCGCCATTTGTCCCTGACCCCGAAAGCTTGCAGAGGCGGCGGGATGGGCTGCCCGTCAAGCAGGGGGCGACGGCGGGCCGAAATGTGAGGGCATGCAGCCCATCCCTCAATTCGACCAGTGATCCATCCAGATCTTCTCGCCGATGGTGCAGGAAATGCGGGGCTGCTCGGCGGAGGCATGCTGGATGAGGCCCGGCCCCGGCTTCGGCACCACGCCGGCCACCTCCAGCACCAGCTTGGTGCGGATGGCGCGGGCGAATTCCTCCATCTTCTCCACGGGGATGACGAAGGAACCCGGCCCGCCGGTCACGCAGTCCTCGTAATAGACGTCGAGTTCCGGAATATCGAGCGCCGACGCCGTGGAGCGCTTCATCAGCAGCGGCAGGCCATTCACCGTGATGCCGCGGCGGACCACCGAATCCCGCGCCAGCGCCACCGGCGGCCCCTGATTGTTCACCCCGTCGCCCGACACGTCGATGACCTTGCGCAGGCCCTTGAAGCCGTTGAGATCGAACTGGTCGGCCGCGAACAGCAGAGCCCCGGAAATCGAGGTGCGGTAAATGCGCCGGATGGGTGCCGCCAGGACAGCATCCGCGAAGGCCTTCGCGCTTTCCGGCCCATCGATAACGCGCCAGTCCACCACGATCTTCTGTTCGTTCTCGCCCGCCCACTCCACATATTCCACGGCGATGCGGCCATTGGGGCCGAGGCGGAGCGCGTCGATAAATTCCTTCGAGACGATGGCCGACGCATAGCCCTCACGCTGGAGGGCCAGCTCGTCCGCATCCATCGAGTAGGAGACATCGACGGCCAGCACCAATTCCACATCCACCGGGAGCCGGCCCGCGCCGCCGGCCTTGGCTGGCGCGGCGTGAAGAAGTCCGAGGGCGAGAAGCCCGGCCGCGACCAGAGCGGCGGGACGCAGGGGAGGGACGCGCCTGAAAACGGGGCGCCAAAACATCGAGTGCGAAGACATCGAATGCAGAGACATGGACGGCCTCCTCCCGGGGAAGGAACGGTGCGGCATCACGTCCGAGAAATGCTGACACCGTTCCCGTGCCGGGAGAAGAGATTTGCCGCCTTCAGGCCTGTCACGTTTTGCGGCGGAATCATTGCAGGCGCGTGTGCCGCGCCCGTCACGCAGATGTCTTCGAATCGTCACAAGGGGTTAGCCGCGGCACCCCGGCCGCGGCCGTCACCGGCTCAATCCAGCGTTTCGGTGCCGACGATCTCGATGCCGAAGCCCGCGATGCCCACATAGGTGCGGGTCTTTGAGGTGAGGAGCCGAATCGACTGGATGCCGAGATCGCGCAGGATCTGCGCGCCGAGGCCGACCTCGCGCCAGTAGCGATCCCGCTCCAGCTCGCTGGAGCTCTTCTCCGTCGACTGGCCCATGGCCACCGCCGGGACGCCGCTGGTGCCGTCGCGCAGGTAGACGAGCACGCCGCGGCCTTCCGCCTCGATCAGCTGCAGGCTCTTCTGCAACACCTTGCCGCCGCCGAAGGCATCGCCGATGGGGTCGGCGCGATGCAGGCGCACCAGCACCTTCTCGCCGTCGCCAATGCGGCCCTTGACGAGGGCCAGGTGGTTCACCGGATCGAACGGCGTCACGTAGGAATAGCCCTGCAACTCGCCCACGATGGTGGGCACCGGGAATTCCGCCGCGCGGCTCACCAGCTTCTCGCGGGCCTGGCGATAAGCGATGAGGTCCGCCACCGAAATACGCGTGAGGTTGTGCTTCTCGGCGAAGGCGGTCACCTGCGGGCCGCGCTGCACCGTGCCGTCATCGTTCACCAGCTCGGCGATGACGCCGATGGGCGGCAGGCCGGCGAGGCGGCACAGATCCACCGCCGCTTCCGTGTGGCCGGAGCGGATGAGCACGCCGCCCTCACGGGCGATCAGCGGGAAGACATGGCCGGGCCGAACGAAATCGCCGGCGCCCATGTTGGGGTTGGCCAGCGCCCGCACGGTGTTGGTGCGCTCTTCCGCCGAGATGCCGGTGGTGGTGCCGTGGCGCACGTCGATGGAGACGGTGAAGGCCGTGCCCATTGGCGCGTCATTGTTCGACACCATGGGATCGAGCCGCAGCCGCTTCGCCTCGGATGGGGGCAGCGGCGTGCAGACGATGCCGGAGGTGTTGCGGATGACGAAGGCCATCTTCTCCGGCGTCGCCAGCGAGGCGGCGAGGATGAGGTCGCCTTCGTTCTCGCGGTCGTCGTCGTCGGTGACGACGATGATCTCCCCGCGCGCGATGGCTTCGATGGCGGACTGGACGCGGGTCTGGGTGGTGTCGGTCACGGGCAAACCTCGGATGAGCGGGACGAGGCCGAGGAAATCGTTGGGCGTCACCTGCTGCCCGGTCGCCTCGGCGATCTTTTCGGCTGTCTCGCGGGAGATCCAGGCGCGCTCGTCATTGCACAACGCCGTCACGCTGGCCGGGGACATGCCCACCTGCCGCGCAAACGCACTGCGCTTCGTTCCGGTTGCCGAGAGCCATTCCGCGAGCTTCATGGGACAAGCATAGCAGGGCGAATTTCAGTGACAATGAAATTTGTGGAGCGCCTCAAGCCGAGTGGTGTTCGGTGATGGTGAATGCTCCGCGGGCCGAGCCCGCCTTTTCGGAACACCTACCCTAGATGGAGTATGTCCGCCGGACCGGAACCCGCTACGGTCCAGAATGAAAACGTGCGCGGCTACGCGCGCGGCGTGCGCCCCGCTGGGCGCCGCGGTCTGGTCGGGGGCGGCACATGGCGAATACGGCACCGGAATTCACCGAGAGCGGGTCCATCACGCGCGTCTCGACGGATGCGGCGGGGGGGCAGGGGGATTCCGACAGCTACGGTCCGGTCTTTTCGCCGGATGGGACGAAGGTGGCGTTCTATTCCTATGCGTCAAATCTCGTGCCGGGCGACGGCAACGGCGCTGGCGATATCTTCGTGAAGGACCTCACCACAGGCGTCATTACGCGTATTTCGACGGACGCGAGCGGCGCGCAGGCGAATGGCTCTAGCTATCGGCCAGTGTTTTCGCCCGACGGAACGAAGGTGGCATTTTATTCCTATGGCTCGAATCTCGTTCCTGGCGACACCAACGGCGCCAACGACATATTCGTCAAAGATTTGACCACACGAGTCATTACCCTGGTCTCCACTGACGGAACGGACGCTCAGGGGAATAGCTCCAGCTACGGCCCGGTGTTTTCGCCGGACGGAACTAAGGTTGCATTTTACTCCCTTGCATCCAACCTTGTTCCTAACGACACAAACGGTGCCATCGATATATTCGTTAAAGACCTTCTATCGGGCGAAACGATCCGCATTGCCACTAATGCGACCGGGGCTCAGGGAAATGACTATAGCTATCAGGCAGTGTTCTCGCCCGATGGGACCAAGGTGGCATTCTATTCATATGCTTCCAATCTGGTTGCGGGCGATACCAACAATAATGCCGATATTTTCATAAAGGACCTCAACAGCGGGGCCGTCACGCTAGTGTCAACTGACGCGGCAGCCATTCAGGGAAACAGCTCCAGCTATACACCAGTGTTCTCGCCCGACGGGACCAAAGTGGCTTTCACATCTGTTGCCACAAACCTCGTTCCCGGAGACACCAACGGCATTGTTGATGTCTTTGTTAAAGACCTGACGACGGGGATGGTCACACTAGTAACGGCTGATGCCACAGGCGTCCAGGCAGACAGCGATAGCTATTCCCCACAGTTCTCACCCGACGGGACCAAGCTGGCATTCTATTCCTATGCCACCAACCTCGTTCCGGGGGACACTAATAACACCCCCGACGTCTTCGTGAAGGATCTGACCACGGGTATCGTCACCCGTCTGTCCACCGATGCGGCCGGCGCGCAGGGGAATGGCTATAGTGATTCTCCGGTGTTCTCACCGGACGGAAACAAAGTGGTTTTCAATTCCGGCGCACCCAATCTCGTTCTTGACGACACCAACTACACCACCGACATCTTCGTCAAAGACCTCTCCGTCGCCAAGGCCACCCTCACCGACGCCGCCGCCAAATCCGCCCTCACGGGCGCCGGCAAGATCTTCTTCGCCGATGCCGATGCGGGCGACAGCCACACGGTCTCGATCGCGCCGCAGGCCGGGGCGCTGGGGGCGCTGACGGCGGTCGTGGTGCCGGTCGCCGGCGGCGCGAGCCATGTGGACTGGAGCTACAGCGTCGACACGGCGCTGATCGCCGCCCTCGGCACTGGCCAGAGCCGCACCGAGACCTTCACCCTGACCCTCGACGACGGGCAGGGCGGCACCGCCACCCGGGACGTGACGGTGACGCTGAACGGCATCGACGACGCGCCCGTCTTCACCTCGCCCGCGACTGTGAGCTTCGCCGAGGCCGCCACCGGCCCGGTGCTGCAAGTGGCCGCGCAGGACCCGGAGGGCGCGGCGCTCACCTACGCCCTCTCCGGCGCCGATGCGGCGCTCTTCGACCTTGCCGCCGACGGCACCCTCAGCTTCAAGTCCGCCTCCGACTACGAAGCCCCGGCCGATGCCGGCGCCGACAACATCTACAACGTCACCATCACCGCCAGCGACGGGGCGCTGTCCACGGCCCAGGACGTGGCGGTGAGCGTGACGGACGTGGGCGAGAACGCGCCCCAGTGGGCGAGCGTGGGCGGCATCACCCGTGTTTCCACCTCATCCGCGGGGGCGCAGGCGAACGGCGCAAGCTCGGAGGGCGTGCTTTCGGCGGACGGGACGAAGCTCTATTTCGTCTCGGGTGCCAGCAACCTTGTTCCCGGCAGCACGGGCAACGTCGCGGATCTCTATGTGAAGGACCTGGCCACCGGGCAAACCACACGCCTGCTGAACGATTGCGGCGCCTACGACCTCTCCTTGTCGCCGGACGGGACCAAGATCGCCTTTGCGTCGCAGGCCACAAACCTCGTCGGCAGCGATACCAACGGCCAGTATGACATCTTCGTGCTCAATCTGACAAACGGGGCGGTGACGCGCATCACCAGCGCTTCGGGGGCGGAGGGCACCGGTGGAAACGCGCTCGGCTACTACAATCCCACCTTCACGCCCGATAGCTCAAAGGTCGTGTATTCATCTGGTTTTTCCAATCTTGTTTCCGGAGATACAAACAATATTCCGGATATCTTTGTAACGGACCTGAACACGGGGGCCATAAGTCGCATTTCGACGAATAGTTCCGGTCAGGAGGCAATCGGCGTTCCGAATAACTATTTTGGCAGCCACGATGCTGTCGTCTCGCCAGATGGCACCAAGATTGTCTTCTGGTCCTACGCGACAAATCTCGTGTCCGGCGACACGAACGGACAGTCGGATGTTTTCCTGAAAGATCTCACCACCGGCGCAGTTACGCTCCTTTCCACGTCCGCAGCCGGCGCGCCGGGAAATTATGGGAGCCAGGGCGGCGTCTTCTCTCCCGACGGAACGAAGGTGGCCTTCTACTCGAGCGCCACAAATCTGATGCCGGGCATCTCCAACAGCGGCATTTACATCAAGGATATCCAGACTGGGGCAATAGAGTTCGTCGCTCCGTCCACTTATTCCCTCATGGCATACTCTCCGGACGGAACGAAGCTCGCTTTCATCTCCTCCTCCTCCAATCTGGTCGAAGGCGATACCAACGCCAAGAACGACGTTTTCGTGAAGGATCTTGCCACCGGCCAGATCACACGGGTCAGCACCTCGGCTGACGGAGTTGAAGCAAACGGCCTGCTCGGCGCCAGCCTTGCCTTCACACCTGATGGAAAATCGGTCGTCTTTTCATCTTACGCGTCCAACCTGGTGCCGGGCGATACCAACGCCGCGATGGACATTTTCATCAAGGACGCCACGCCCCCGACCGTCTCGTCCGCAATCGTCACCGACGATGCCGCCAAACCCTCACTGACGGCCGCCGGGCGGTTCTACTTCACCGATGCGGATGCGAGCGACATCCACACCGTCTCGGTTGCGCCGCAGGCCGGCGCGCTGGGCTCGGTGACGGCGAGCGTCGTGCCGCGCGCCGATGGTCCCGACCGCATCGACTGGAGCTATTCCATCGACAGCGCACTGGTCGCCTCGCTGGGAGCCGGACAGAGCCGGACCGAGACCTTCGCCCTCTCCCTGAGCGACGGCACCCCGGGCGGCACCATTACCCAGACCGTCACCGTGACGGTGAACGGCATCGAAGACGCCCCCGCCTTCTCCTCGCCTGCGGCCGTGACGGTCAGCGAGAACAGCGGCGGGGCGGTGCTGAAAGTGGTGGCCACGGATCCCGAGGGCCTTCCGGTCAGCTACACCCTGTCGGGAACGGACGCTGCGCTGTTCAACTTTGCGCCGGATGGAACCCTGAGCTTCAAGGCGCCGCCGAACTTCGAGGCCCCGGGGGACGCGGGCGCCAACAATGTCTACGATCTTCTGGTGACGGCCACGGACGGAACGCAGAGCGGGACGCAGGCCATCACCGTGACCGTCGGTGACGTGGTCGAGACCGGCAACGCCGCTCCACAATTTCTCGACGGCAAGCCGGGCGGCGGCATCACCCGCGTCTCGACCACCTCCGCAGGCGCGCAGGTCTCGAACGATAGCCTGAAACCGGAATTTTCGCCGGACGGCACGAAAGTGGTCTTCTATTCGGGGTCCAACGCCTATGTGCCGGGCGACACCAACGGGAATTACGACGTCTTCATCAAGGATCTGACGACGGGCGCGGTGTCGATCGTGTCCGCCACGTCCAGCGGCGCGCCAGCCATCGGCGGCTCGACCGATGCCGTTTTCTCGCCGGACGGCACCAAGGTCGCCTTCGCCTCCACTGCCGGCAATCTGGTCGACGGGGACGGAAATTGGTCCGCGGATATCTTTGTCAAAGATCTTGCGACGGGAGCGGTGACGCTGGTCTCGGGCACCGACACGGGTGGTTTCGGGACCTCCAACAGCCGGGAGCCGCGCTTTTCGCCGGATGGTACGAAGGTCGCCTTCATCTCGTCGTCCGCATTGACCGCCTCCGATACGGACGGTTCGGAGGACCTCTACATCCGGGACCTCTCAACCGGAGAGCTCACCCTCGTGACCGAGGGCAATAGCTACGTCAGTGATAGTTCGGAGCGGGATTTTTCATTTGCCCCGGACGGCACGAAGATCGTTTTTGTCGACGGCAGTGGCCGGGTGACTGTCAAAGATCTGACGACGGGCGCGCTCTCCGTCGTTTCGACCAATGCCGCCGGCGGCGCCGCAAACGACTATCTCAATTTGGATCCGGTCTTCTCACCCGACGGGACCAAGGTGGCGTTTTCCTCGCGCGCGAGCAATCTCGTCCCAAATGATACCAATAATTCGGTCGATGTCTTCGTCAAGGATCTGGTGACGGGGGAAATCACCCGCGTGTCCACGAGCGCATCAGGCGTGGCGGGCAATAATTCGAGCGAGCAGCCGCAATTTTCGCCGGACGGCACCAAGATCCTGTTCCGGTCCAATGCGAAAAATCTGGTGCCCGGTTCGCAGTCTGGGGCAAATTTCTACATCAAGGATCTCATCACCGGAGATGTGGAGCGCGTGTCCTCCAGCGCGGCAAATGTCCAGTTGGGATACACCGACATGCACGCGTCGTTCTCGGCGGACGGGACGAGCGTGATTTTCACGTCTTATGCCCCGAGCCTCGTCCCGGGCGACACCAACAGCGCCCAGGACATCTTCATCAAGGAACTCGGCGACGAGAGCGTCACGTCCAGGAGCCTCACCGAAGCCGGCGGTGCGCAGGGGCTTGCGGCCGAGGGGCGGATCTATTTCAGCGACAGCGATGCCGGCGACACCCACACCGTCTCCATCACGCCTCAAGCCGGCACGCTCGGCACGCTGACGGCCATCGTGGTCGACCGGCCATCCGGTCCCGACCGCGTGGACTGGAACTACACGATCGATCAGGCGCAGTTCTCCGGTCTCCAGGGCGGTGAGACGCGGGTCGAGGTCTTCACCCTCACCCTCGACGACGGCCACGGCAACAGCACCACGCAGTCCGTCAGTGTCACCCTCACCAACATCAACGACGCCCCCGTCATCACCGCACCCACGGCGGTGGGCTTCGAGGAGAATGGTTCGGGCCTCGTCCTCCAGGTCAGCGCCACGGACGCGGACGGCGATGCGCTCACCTATGGCATCTCGGGCACGGATGCGGCGCTGTTCGAGATGTCCGCCGATGGCCGGCTCACCTTCAAGAGCCCGCCGAACTTCGAGGCGCCGGCGGATGCCGGCGGCGACAATGTCTATGACCTGATCCTCACCGCCAGCGACGGCGCCTTGACCACGCAGCAGGCGCTCGCCCTCACGGTGACGGACTTCGCCGAGCCGCCCTCCGTCCTGATCGGCGATGCGGGGGCGAACACCCTCAATGGCACGGCGGGTGCCGACGGCATCTGGGCCGGTGCCGGCAACGACACGCTCAACGGCGGTGGCGGCGACGACCTCCTGTTCGGCGATGACGGCGACGACAAGCTGTATGGCGGATCCGGTAACGACACCCTAACCGGCGGCACCGGGAACGACTATCTGGACGGGGGCTCGGGGAACGACGCGCTGGTGGGCGGGTCCGGCAACGACACCTATGTGGTGGATGCGGCGGGCGATGTGGTGGTGGAGGCGGCGGGGGGCGGCATCGACACGGTGCGCACGTCGCGTTCGTCCTACGCGCTCGGGGATGAGGTGGAGAGCCTCGTCTTCACCGGGTCGGGCAATTTCACCGGCACGGGCAACGCCCTCGCCAATGCCATCACGGGCGGCGCGGGCAACGACACGCTGGACGGCGGGGCGGGGAACGACACCCTGATCGGCGGGGCCGGCAACGACACCTATGTGGTGGATTCGGCCGGGGACGTGATCGTGGAGGCGGCCGGCGGCGGGACGGCCGACCAGGTGCGCGCGAGCACCGCGAGCTTCACGCTTGGGGCGGAACTGGAGAACCTCACCTTCATCGGCACGGGCGATTTTGCCGGCACGGGCAACGCCCTCGCCAACACGCTGAAGGGCGGCACGGGCAATGATGCGCTCGCCGGCGGGTCTGGCAACGACACGCTCTATGGCCTCTCCGGCGACGACACGCTGGACGGCGGCACGGGCGCGGACACGCTGATCGGTGGTTCGGGCAACGACACCTATCTGGTGGACAGCGCGCTGGACGTGATCACCGAATATTCCGGCGGCGGCACCGACACGGTGCGCGCGACGGCGTCGAGCTACACCCTGTCGGCGGAGGTGGAGGCCCTCACCTTCGTCGGCACGGGGGCGTTCACCGGCACCGGCAATGCCTCGGCCAACATCATCACCGGCGGG
The nucleotide sequence above comes from Xanthobacter flavus. Encoded proteins:
- a CDS encoding VCBS domain-containing protein, whose translation is MVTLVTADATGVQADSDSYSPQFSPDGTKLAFYSYATNLVPGDTNNTPDVFVKDLTTGIVTRLSTDAAGAQGNGYSDSPVFSPDGNKVVFNSGAPNLVLDDTNYTTDIFVKDLSVAKATLTDAAAKSALTGAGKIFFADADAGDSHTVSIAPQAGALGALTAVVVPVAGGASHVDWSYSVDTALIAALGTGQSRTETFTLTLDDGQGGTATRDVTVTLNGIDDAPVFTSPATVSFAEAATGPVLQVAAQDPEGAALTYALSGADAALFDLAADGTLSFKSASDYEAPADAGADNIYNVTITASDGALSTAQDVAVSVTDVGENAPQWASVGGITRVSTSSAGAQANGASSEGVLSADGTKLYFVSGASNLVPGSTGNVADLYVKDLATGQTTRLLNDCGAYDLSLSPDGTKIAFASQATNLVGSDTNGQYDIFVLNLTNGAVTRITSASGAEGTGGNALGYYNPTFTPDSSKVVYSSGFSNLVSGDTNNIPDIFVTDLNTGAISRISTNSSGQEAIGVPNNYFGSHDAVVSPDGTKIVFWSYATNLVSGDTNGQSDVFLKDLTTGAVTLLSTSAAGAPGNYGSQGGVFSPDGTKVAFYSSATNLMPGISNSGIYIKDIQTGAIEFVAPSTYSLMAYSPDGTKLAFISSSSNLVEGDTNAKNDVFVKDLATGQITRVSTSADGVEANGLLGASLAFTPDGKSVVFSSYASNLVPGDTNAAMDIFIKDATPPTVSSAIVTDDAAKPSLTAAGRFYFTDADASDIHTVSVAPQAGALGSVTASVVPRADGPDRIDWSYSIDSALVASLGAGQSRTETFALSLSDGTPGGTITQTVTVTVNGIEDAPAFSSPAAVTVSENSGGAVLKVVATDPEGLPVSYTLSGTDAALFNFAPDGTLSFKAPPNFEAPGDAGANNVYDLLVTATDGTQSGTQAITVTVGDVVETGNAAPQFLDGKPGGGITRVSTTSAGAQVSNDSLKPEFSPDGTKVVFYSGSNAYVPGDTNGNYDVFIKDLTTGAVSIVSATSSGAPAIGGSTDAVFSPDGTKVAFASTAGNLVDGDGNWSADIFVKDLATGAVTLVSGTDTGGFGTSNSREPRFSPDGTKVAFISSSALTASDTDGSEDLYIRDLSTGELTLVTEGNSYVSDSSERDFSFAPDGTKIVFVDGSGRVTVKDLTTGALSVVSTNAAGGAANDYLNLDPVFSPDGTKVAFSSRASNLVPNDTNNSVDVFVKDLVTGEITRVSTSASGVAGNNSSEQPQFSPDGTKILFRSNAKNLVPGSQSGANFYIKDLITGDVERVSSSAANVQLGYTDMHASFSADGTSVIFTSYAPSLVPGDTNSAQDIFIKELGDESVTSRSLTEAGGAQGLAAEGRIYFSDSDAGDTHTVSITPQAGTLGTLTAIVVDRPSGPDRVDWNYTIDQAQFSGLQGGETRVEVFTLTLDDGHGNSTTQSVSVTLTNINDAPVITAPTAVGFEENGSGLVLQVSATDADGDALTYGISGTDAALFEMSADGRLTFKSPPNFEAPADAGGDNVYDLILTASDGALTTQQALALTVTDFAEPPSVLIGDAGANTLNGTAGADGIWAGAGNDTLNGGGGDDLLFGDDGDDKLYGGSGNDTLTGGTGNDYLDGGSGNDALVGGSGNDTYVVDAAGDVVVEAAGGGIDTVRTSRSSYALGDEVESLVFTGSGNFTGTGNALANAITGGAGNDTLDGGAGNDTLIGGAGNDTYVVDSAGDVIVEAAGGGTADQVRASTASFTLGAELENLTFIGTGDFAGTGNALANTLKGGTGNDALAGGSGNDTLYGLSGDDTLDGGTGADTLIGGSGNDTYLVDSALDVITEYSGGGTDTVRATASSYTLSAEVEALTFVGTGAFTGTGNASANIITGGSGNDTLDGGDGADTLIGGAGSDSLIGGAGNDTLDGGTGNDTLTGGAGNDTYVVDSAGDVIVEAAGGGTDTVRTTRATYTLGAELENLTFIGTGSFTGTGNAANNVITGGAGNDTLDGGAGNDTLIGGLGNDTYVVDTGDSVSEAADGGTDLVKTALAAYTLGNNVENLTYTGTAAFTGTGNTLANTLKGGAGHDVLSGGSGNDTLYGLTGNDTLDGGSGADTLIGGSGDDTYVVDNSGDVVSEYAVGGTDTVRTALATYTLAGEVENLTFTGSAGFTGTGNSLGSVITGGSGNDTLDGKAGNDTLIGGSGNDTYVVDAAGDVVVEAAGGGTADQVRTGLSAYTLGAEVENLTYTGTTDFAGTGNGLANTLKGGTGHDVLTGGAGNDTLYGLSGNDTLDGGTGADTLIGGSGNDTYLVDSALDVITEYSGGGTDTALSTASSFTLAAEVENLTFAGAGDFTGTGNAAANVITGGSGNDLLNGAAGNDTLIGGLGADALTGGTGADVFVYTDAAQSGAGLFDTIADFSAGEGDLIDLSAIDANAVGGTADDAFIYVGAAAFSGTAGELRFSGGQLQGDTNGDGTADLLIALNNTTTLSAGSIRL